A segment of the Yersinia rochesterensis genome:
TTTACTTTCATTGGGTTGGTTTAAAGTTATGTCCGGAGCAAGATGAATGCATAGTATTCTTGAGTTATTTAAAGCCATTGGCCTGGGGTTAGTTCTCCTGCTGCCATTGGCAAACCCATTGACGACAGTGGCACTATTACTCGGTTTATCCGGCAATATGACCAGCGAAGAGCGTAATCAACAGTCGAAGATGGCATCGATTTATGTCTTCTTTATTATGACTGTTGCTTACTACGCAGGTCAGGTTGTCATGAGTACCTTTGGTATTTCGATTCCTGGATTGCGCATCGCGGGCGGACTGATTGTGGCATTCATTGGTTTTCGTATGCTTTTCCCACAGCAATCCGCAGAAGATACGCAGTTAGAAGCAAAATCACAGGATTTAAAGAAACGAAAATCGATCAATATTGCCTTTGTGCCATTGGCAATGCCCAGTACCGCCGGGCCAGGAACTATCGCCATGATCATCAGCTCAGCAGCCTCGGTAAAAGGTCATGACATGTTCAGCCCATGGGTTGTGACAGTTGCACCCGTGCTGATTTTTCTCAGTGTTTCACTGATTTTATGGGGTTCACTGCTCAGTTCTGGTGCCATTATGCGTTGGGTCGGGAAAGGTGGTATTGAAGCTATTTCACGGCTGATGGGATTCTTACTGGTGTGTATGGGCGTACAGTTTATTATCAACGGTGTGCTGGATATTATTGCCAATTACCACACTGTGGTTGCATAACCTAACAATGACCAAGAAAGAAACGCTAGCCGATGTTTACGCTGATGCATCCATAAACGACATCGGTTAGCGTTTTAATATTATTCTGACATCGCCCGGTAAGCGGTATCGACTTTCCACAAATAACGTGGCGCTTGTGCGGCCGGGTGCTTCTTTTGTATATGCTGATAAAATTCGTTCGGGCTAAGACTATTAATTTTATTCACTGCCAGACGTTTATCAGATGAGAACGTCCGCAGCATAGCACCCGCGCCATTGGCGTAAGAGACGATAGTCGCATAACGCAATGTTTGCGGATCACTGATCCCCGCTAACTGCTGGTTTTGCAAAATATTGATATAAGCCGTCCCAATATCAATATTCTTCACTGGATCTTTTAATTCGCCAGAGCTTGGTTGACCATTACGCCCTTTCATCCGGTAGGCATCACGACCCGCAGTAGAGGCTTTAATTTGCATCAAACCCACAGCATTTGAAGTACTGACCACATTAGGATTATAACCAGACTCCACTTGGATAATGGCTTTAATCAAAGTTTCATCAACACCATAATGGCTGGCGGCTTGTTTAATTACATCGCTATATGCAACTGTACTTGAACCTACGCTGCTTTTTTGTGCATTAAGGAAACCACCTTGGGGCGCGTTCTTCAGCCACCCATTATTTGCTTGCGGTGGCGGGGTTTGTTTGGCGCACCCCGCCAGCAATAAAATTGCCATTAGGCAACCGACTTTTGAATTCACAGTATTCCCCGAGCTAGTAAGCTGTTTGGTAGCATATACAAGTTGTCACTTCGTCCAAATAGATTTTTTGCGCTAGTTTGACCATTATTAACATAATGATCAGGCTATATTCGGTAACTATCGGTAAGTTTTAGTTTATTGTATGGCGGGGCTTGACTTCATCGCTAATGATATTGATAATCATTTTCATTTAAAGAAAGGGAACATCGCCATGTTTACTAAGCAAAAAATACCCTACCTGCACTCTATTCACGGCTTCAGACCTGGTTTTTTACGGGCTATCGCCTTGTTAACAGCTGTGGCAATTTCATCACTGATCAGCACCTCAGCGTTGGCAGAAAATAAGCCCAACGATCCGGATAAAAAATTCAAAATTGTGACAACATTCACGATTATTCAAGATATTGCGCAAAATGTCGCCGGTGATGCGGCCGTGGTCGAGTCGATAACCAAACCCGGTGCTGAAATCCATGACTATCAACCGACCCCGCGTGACATCGTCAAAGCACAGTCAGCGGACCTGATTTTATGGAATGGCATGAATCTGGAACGTTGGTTTGAGCGCTTCTTCGAAAATATTAAAGATGTCCCCTCTGCTGTAGTGACTGACGGCATTACTCCGCTCCCTATCCGTGAAGGGCCGTATAAAGGTATTCCTAACCCACATGCCTGGATGTCCCCCTCAAACGCATTGATTTATATTGAAAATATTCGCAAGGCGCTGGTTGAACACGATCCCGCTCATGCTGATACTTATAATCGCAATGCTAAAGCCTATGCTGAAAAAATTGCCGCACTGGATGCTCCGCTACGTGAGCGTTTATCCCGAATTCCAGAACAGCAACGCTGGCTAGTGACCAGTGAAGGTGCTTTCAGTTATCTGGCAAAAGATTATGGTTTTAAAGAAGTTTATTTATGGCCAATCAATGCTGAAGAGCAAGGATCTCCACAACAGGTACGCCATGTTATTGATACCATGCGCGCCAATAAAATCCCGGTCATATTTAGCGAAAGCACTATTTCTGATAAACCTGCTAAACAAGTCAGCAAAGAAACCGGCGCACAATATGGTGGCGTGTTATATGTTGATTCTCTCTCGAATGAGCAAGGCCCTGTTCCTACTTATATCGATTTGATTAACACCACGGTGCAAACTATTGCGAAAGGATTTGGTCAATGAACCCTGCTGTTTTTGTCCGCCCGGAGTTGATAGTGGATAACGTCACTGTCACCTATAACAATGGGCATACGGCTATTTATGATGCCAGTTTTTCCCTCACTGGCGGGACTATCTGCGCATTAGTCGGCGTCAATGGTAGCGGTAAATCGACTCTGTTTAAAAGCATCATGGGGCAAGTCAAACCCAGCGTGGGCAAAGTAGAACTGAGTGATAAACCGGTTAGCCACGCCTTAAAGCAAAATACCATCGCCTACGTGCCGCAGACCGAAGATGTAGATTGGAACTTTCCGGTCTTAGTTGAAGACGTGGTGATGATGGGTCGTTACGGGAAAATGAATTTTTTGCGTATCCCGAGCCGGGAAGATAAAGCTCTGGTTGATAAGGCTATTGAGCGGGTCGGATTAACCGCATTGCGTTCACGGCAAATCGGCGAACTGTCTGGCGGGCAGAAAAAACGGGTATTTCTGGCGCGCGCACTGGCCCAGCAAGGCACGGTGTTACTGCTGGATGAGCCTTTCACCGGAGTTGATGTCAAAACAGAAAATGCCATCATTGATTTGCTGCGCGCGCTGCGCGATGAAGGCCATCTTATTTTGGTTTCAACTCATAACCTCGGCAGTGTGCCGGAGTTTTGTGACCACGTTATTTTGATTAATCAGACTGTGCTCGCGGCGGGCCCAACAGAAACCACCTTTACTCAAAAAAACCTTGAAATGACCTTTGGTGGCGTCCTGCGCCATATCAATCTATCGGGAAATACGCTTCACGACGATAATGACCCGCGCACCGTGACAGTTATCACTGATGACGAGCGCCCTGCGGTATTTTATGGTCATACCAAAGATGATCCACCGGCGCAAAGCCAGTCGAAGGAGAATACTCCCTAATGCTGGAAATTTTACTGCAACCCTTTAACTACAATTACATGGTGAAGGCCATTTGGGTGAGCGCGATTGTCGGTGCGGTCTGTGCTTTCTTATCCGCTTATTTGATGCTGAAAGGCTGGTCGCTGATGGGAGATGCGCTCTCGCACTCCGTGGTGCCCGGTGTGGCGGGTGCTTATGCCCTCGGCCTGCCTTATGCCGCTGGCGCATTCTTTACCGGCATGCTCGCTGCATTGGCTATGACATTAGTCCGCCACATTACCCGCCTGCGTGAAGATGCCATCATCGGTTTTATTTTCTCCACTTTTTTTGCCGTCGGGCTGTTAATTGTTTCGCTCAATCCCACCTCGGTTAATGTGCAGTCGATTATTTTCGGTAATATTTTGGGCATAGCCGATGAAGATGTTTTGCAAGTCGAAATCATTATTTTGGTCTCTTTTGTGATTTTATGTCTGATTTGGAAAGACTTGCTGGCGGTGTTTTTTGATGAAGGCCATGCTCTGTCGATTGGCCTGTCACCACTGCGGTTAAAGATTTTATTCTTCACCTTGCTGAGCGCCTGTACTGTGGCTGCGCTGCAAACTGTCGGGGCGATTTTAGTGATTGCTATGGTGGTCACGCCGGGCGCAACCGCCTATTTGTTGACTGACCGTTTCAGCCGTTTATTGGTGATAGCTATCGCCATTGGGGCTTTTACCAGTGCTTTTGGCGCTTATCTCAGCTTTTATCTTAATGGGGCAACCGGCGGGGTCATTGTGACTTTACAA
Coding sequences within it:
- a CDS encoding MarC family NAAT transporter encodes the protein MHSILELFKAIGLGLVLLLPLANPLTTVALLLGLSGNMTSEERNQQSKMASIYVFFIMTVAYYAGQVVMSTFGISIPGLRIAGGLIVAFIGFRMLFPQQSAEDTQLEAKSQDLKKRKSINIAFVPLAMPSTAGPGTIAMIISSAASVKGHDMFSPWVVTVAPVLIFLSVSLILWGSLLSSGAIMRWVGKGGIEAISRLMGFLLVCMGVQFIINGVLDIIANYHTVVA
- a CDS encoding transglycosylase SLT domain-containing protein, with translation MNSKVGCLMAILLLAGCAKQTPPPQANNGWLKNAPQGGFLNAQKSSVGSSTVAYSDVIKQAASHYGVDETLIKAIIQVESGYNPNVVSTSNAVGLMQIKASTAGRDAYRMKGRNGQPSSGELKDPVKNIDIGTAYINILQNQQLAGISDPQTLRYATIVSYANGAGAMLRTFSSDKRLAVNKINSLSPNEFYQHIQKKHPAAQAPRYLWKVDTAYRAMSE
- the yfeA gene encoding iron/manganese ABC transporter substrate-binding protein YfeA, which gives rise to MFTKQKIPYLHSIHGFRPGFLRAIALLTAVAISSLISTSALAENKPNDPDKKFKIVTTFTIIQDIAQNVAGDAAVVESITKPGAEIHDYQPTPRDIVKAQSADLILWNGMNLERWFERFFENIKDVPSAVVTDGITPLPIREGPYKGIPNPHAWMSPSNALIYIENIRKALVEHDPAHADTYNRNAKAYAEKIAALDAPLRERLSRIPEQQRWLVTSEGAFSYLAKDYGFKEVYLWPINAEEQGSPQQVRHVIDTMRANKIPVIFSESTISDKPAKQVSKETGAQYGGVLYVDSLSNEQGPVPTYIDLINTTVQTIAKGFGQ
- the yfeB gene encoding iron/manganese ABC transporter ATP-binding protein YfeB, whose product is MNPAVFVRPELIVDNVTVTYNNGHTAIYDASFSLTGGTICALVGVNGSGKSTLFKSIMGQVKPSVGKVELSDKPVSHALKQNTIAYVPQTEDVDWNFPVLVEDVVMMGRYGKMNFLRIPSREDKALVDKAIERVGLTALRSRQIGELSGGQKKRVFLARALAQQGTVLLLDEPFTGVDVKTENAIIDLLRALRDEGHLILVSTHNLGSVPEFCDHVILINQTVLAAGPTETTFTQKNLEMTFGGVLRHINLSGNTLHDDNDPRTVTVITDDERPAVFYGHTKDDPPAQSQSKENTP
- the yfeC gene encoding iron/manganese ABC transporter permease subunit YfeC, giving the protein MLEILLQPFNYNYMVKAIWVSAIVGAVCAFLSAYLMLKGWSLMGDALSHSVVPGVAGAYALGLPYAAGAFFTGMLAALAMTLVRHITRLREDAIIGFIFSTFFAVGLLIVSLNPTSVNVQSIIFGNILGIADEDVLQVEIIILVSFVILCLIWKDLLAVFFDEGHALSIGLSPLRLKILFFTLLSACTVAALQTVGAILVIAMVVTPGATAYLLTDRFSRLLVIAIAIGAFTSAFGAYLSFYLNGATGGVIVTLQTVVFLLAFVFAPKHGLLATRYQTRQKRRQPAAPRPEDNI